A region from the Candidatus Electrothrix scaldis genome encodes:
- the sbcB gene encoding exodeoxyribonuclease I, whose translation MADITLLWHDYETWGVNPRRDRPAQFAAIRTNTVLEEVGEPIMLYCRPSDDFLPHPEAAMLTGISPQEAAAKGINEANFFQRIHSAFSAPGTCGVGYNTLRFDDEVTRFGFYRNFIDPYAREWQNGNSRWDIIDLMRLAYALRPEDIHWPRKEDGSVSFKLEELTAANGIEHDGAHDALADVRATIALARLIKTLKPRLYAYYFNLRSKHEAAKLLDLREYGMVLHVSGMYPADQGCIAPVVPLLQHPRNKNEIIVYDLRRAPQFLLGMSVDEMEENLYTRATDLPESVERIALKGVHLNKSPALAPTNTLSPEMAAQWQIDWQVVEQHRQMLLADSSLIPRLEELYLRTADIGIQDVDHALYAGFIPNTDRRRCETLLRKSPEQLAEWVPDFEDSRLSALYFRYRARNWPETLNEKEKDQWRQFCEARLLAGEFGNELTLHGYQHILEEMLQQGIPEKRQELFRLLVEWVQ comes from the coding sequence ATGGCTGATATTACTCTATTATGGCATGATTATGAGACTTGGGGGGTGAATCCTCGCAGGGATAGGCCTGCTCAGTTTGCCGCAATTCGAACGAATACAGTGTTGGAAGAGGTGGGCGAGCCGATTATGCTCTATTGTCGTCCATCTGACGATTTCCTTCCCCATCCGGAAGCAGCAATGCTGACCGGCATTTCCCCTCAGGAGGCGGCAGCAAAAGGTATTAACGAAGCAAACTTTTTTCAAAGGATTCATTCTGCTTTTTCAGCGCCTGGAACCTGCGGAGTAGGGTATAACACGCTCCGTTTTGATGACGAAGTCACCCGCTTCGGTTTTTATCGTAATTTTATTGATCCATATGCCCGTGAATGGCAAAACGGTAATAGCCGTTGGGATATTATAGATCTGATGCGATTGGCCTATGCCTTGCGGCCTGAGGATATCCATTGGCCGAGAAAAGAGGACGGTAGTGTCAGCTTCAAGCTGGAAGAACTCACCGCAGCAAACGGAATAGAGCATGATGGTGCCCATGATGCCTTGGCCGATGTGCGGGCAACGATTGCTTTGGCCCGCCTCATCAAGACGCTTAAGCCACGCCTCTATGCATATTATTTCAACTTGCGCAGCAAGCATGAAGCGGCCAAATTGCTGGACCTGAGAGAGTACGGGATGGTTCTTCATGTCAGTGGTATGTATCCTGCCGATCAGGGATGTATAGCCCCTGTCGTTCCTCTGCTTCAGCATCCACGGAATAAAAACGAAATTATTGTCTATGATCTGCGTCGCGCCCCGCAGTTCCTTTTAGGTATGAGCGTGGATGAGATGGAAGAAAATTTGTATACTCGTGCTACGGACCTTCCTGAAAGTGTTGAGCGAATCGCTCTCAAGGGAGTGCATCTGAATAAGTCTCCTGCCTTGGCTCCAACCAACACCTTGAGTCCAGAAATGGCAGCCCAATGGCAGATTGATTGGCAGGTGGTTGAGCAGCATCGCCAGATGCTCCTTGCAGATTCCAGCCTTATACCTCGTCTTGAAGAACTCTATCTCCGCACAGCAGATATCGGGATACAGGATGTTGATCATGCCTTATATGCTGGCTTTATTCCTAATACTGATCGTAGACGCTGCGAAACCTTGCTAAGGAAGTCACCTGAACAGCTTGCGGAATGGGTGCCTGATTTTGAAGATAGCCGTTTGTCCGCTCTCTATTTTCGCTATCGGGCGAGAAACTGGCCTGAGACCCTTAATGAAAAAGAGAAGGATCAATGGCGACAGTTTTGCGAGGCTCGTTTGCTTGCTGGCGAATTCGGTAATGAGTTGACGCTACACGGGTATCAGCATATTTTAGAGGAGATGCTCCAGCAAGGTATACCAGAAAAGAGGCAGGAACTCTTTAGGCTGTTGGTGGAGTGGGTACAATGA